A single window of Pseudoduganella plicata DNA harbors:
- a CDS encoding pyridoxamine 5'-phosphate oxidase family protein produces the protein MNKPSAPTPRTQVKRVADYASYDRTLLHAIVDSAYVCHIAFADANGSHCIPTACWRDGDWLYIHGSNGSRMLKRLQEQECCVTITHVDGLVLARAAFNHSMNYRSAMIYGRFEAVDEAHKRVAMEAFMEHMAPGRQREVRAGNDKEYAATTVMRIALAEAACKTRTGPPKDDEEDMQLPVWAGVLPLKAAHGMPVVDEGCTVPAPAYVQAWRG, from the coding sequence ATGAATAAACCTTCCGCCCCCACGCCCCGCACGCAGGTGAAACGCGTCGCCGACTATGCGTCCTATGACCGCACCCTGCTGCACGCGATCGTCGACAGTGCCTATGTCTGCCACATCGCCTTTGCCGACGCCAATGGCAGCCACTGCATCCCGACGGCATGCTGGCGCGACGGCGACTGGCTGTATATCCACGGCTCCAACGGCAGCAGGATGCTGAAACGACTGCAGGAGCAGGAATGCTGCGTGACGATCACGCACGTCGATGGTCTCGTGCTGGCGCGCGCGGCGTTCAATCACTCGATGAACTATCGCTCGGCGATGATCTACGGGCGCTTCGAGGCCGTGGACGAGGCGCACAAGCGCGTGGCGATGGAAGCGTTCATGGAGCACATGGCGCCAGGCCGGCAGCGTGAAGTCCGCGCCGGCAACGACAAGGAATACGCCGCCACCACCGTCATGCGCATCGCGCTGGCGGAAGCGGCCTGCAAGACGCGCACGGGGCCGCCGAAGGATGACGAGGAAGACATGCAGCTTCCCGTGTGGGCGGGCGTGCTGCCGCTGAAAGCGGCGCATGGAATGC